From the Haemophilus parainfluenzae genome, the window GAAACTAAAGCACTTTTCGCTGAAGCAAACAAAGCGACAGAAAAAACAGTGGCAAAAGCGACCGCACTTTCAAATGTCGAACCAATTGCTGATACCATTACCATTGACGATTTTGCTAAAATTGATATGCGTGTAGCAAAAGTGCTGAAATGCGAAGCTGTACCTGAATCAAACAAACTCTTACGTTTTGAATTAGATTTAGGTGACCACACTCGCCAAGTGTTCTCTGGCATTAAAGCGGCTTACAACAAACCTGAAGAATTAGAAGGTCGTTTTGTTATTGTGGTAGCAAACCTAGCTCCTCGCAAAATGAAATTCGGTGTATCAGAAGGAATGATTCTTTCTGCAGGCACAGGTGAAAGTGATTTATTCTTACTTTCAGCTGATAGCGGTGTGACTGCCGGTATGCAAGTAAAATAATTTAATATTTAGGCGACTTCGGTCGCCTTTTTTATTGCCAAATAGAATCAAATACCCTACCATATCAATCAGTTATTTATCATGCCAATTAAAAGGAATTCATTATGACAAACGAACTTATCTGCTATAAACAAATGCCGGTTTGGACAAAAGATAAACTACCTAAAATGTTCCAAGAAAAACACAATACAAAAGTGGGCACTTGGGGCAAACTTACGGTATTGAAAGGTAAGCTTAAGTTTTATGAGCTAACTGAAGATGGTGATGTTATTGCTGAGCATATTTTCACGCCTGAAAGTAACATTCCGTTTGTCGAGCCACAAGCCTGGCACCGAGTTGAAGCCCTTTCTGATGACTTAGAGTGTACGCTTGGTTTCTATTGCCAAAAAGAAGACTACTTCAGCAAAAAATACAACATGACTGCAACGCACGGTGATGTGGTTGATGCGGCTAAAATTATCAAACCTTGTAAAGTGTTAGATTTAGGCTGTGGACAAGGTCGTAACTCCCTTTATTTAAGTTTAAAAGGTTATGATGTGACTTCGTGGGATCACAACGAAA encodes:
- the tehB gene encoding SAM-dependent methyltransferase TehB; the encoded protein is MTNELICYKQMPVWTKDKLPKMFQEKHNTKVGTWGKLTVLKGKLKFYELTEDGDVIAEHIFTPESNIPFVEPQAWHRVEALSDDLECTLGFYCQKEDYFSKKYNMTATHGDVVDAAKIIKPCKVLDLGCGQGRNSLYLSLKGYDVTSWDHNENSIAFLNETKDKENLNIKTAVYDINTANIQENYDFIVSTVVFMFLNRERIPAIIKNMQEHTNPGGYNLIVAAMSTPEVPCPLPFSFTFSEGELKEYYKDWEFLEYNENMGELHKTDENGNRIKLKFATMLARKK